GCGGCGGAGTCGACCTCCAGCGTGTGGCCCAGGACGTCCCCCGCGCCCGCCAGATTGAAGTAGGCGTGGTTGGTGAGGCTGACCACGGTCGGGCGGTCGGTGGCCGCCCGGCAGTCGACGGACAGCGTGCCGGCCGCGTCGAGGGAGTACGTGACGGTGACGTCGAGAGCGCCGGGGAACCCCATCTCCCCGTCGGGACTGCGCAGCGACAGACGGAGCGCGGCCGTGTCGCCGTCCGTGAGGGGGTGGGCGTCCCACACCCGGGAGTCGAACCCCGCGGGCCCACCGTGCAGGGCGTGGCCGCGGTCGTTGCGTGGAACGTGGTGCGTGGTGCCGTCGAGTGTGAAGCGGCCGTGGGCGATGCGGTTGGCGTACCGGCCGATCAGCGCACCGAGGTACGGGCCCTTCTCGGCGTACTGGTCCACCGAGGTCAGCGAGAGGACCACGTTGTCCGTCCCGCCTTCGGTGTCGGGCACGCCGAGGGAGTGCAGGACACCCCCGTACGTGAGGATCTCGGCGTACACGCCGGAAGGGGATTCCAGCCGCCAGAGGCCGACCTCCTCTCCGCTCGGGGCGGTGCCGAACGGCCGGTGGCGGACGGTGGGTCGGAGCATGGCGAGTCCTCAGGGCGAGCGGATGGCCGGACGTGACGGGTGGGACCGTGCGTCACGAACGTGATGAGCGAACGGTGATCGACGAACGGTGACGAGCGCGCGGTGGCGCGTGCGTGAAGACATGTGCGGAAGACACGTGCGCACCGTGGCGGGCCGTGCGGGGCGGACGGTCAGCGGGCGGGTGCGGGCGGGGTGTCGCCGCCGGGGAGCGCGCCGGTGCGGCCGCCCCCGGTGGACTCCCGCACGACCAGCTCGTGGCCGGGGCTGATCCTGCGCGGTTCGGAGTCCGGCCCGCCGCTGAGCCGCTCGACGAGCCGGTCGACGGCGAGGCGGGCGATGGCGTGCTTGTCGGGGGCGACGGTGGTGAGGCTGATCGCACCGAAGCGACCCTCCTCGATGTCGTCGAAGCCGACCACGGCGATGTCGTCGGGGACCCGGAGGCCGCGCTCGGTCAGCGTCCGCATCGCACCGAGGGCGATGAGGTCGTTGTACGCGAAGACCGCGTCGGGCCGTTCCCCTCGGTCCAGGAGCGCCGACATGGCCGCCGCCCCGTCGGAGCGGCCGTAGCCGTCCGTGGCGACGACCAGCGACTCGGCCGGCTCCAGTCCCGAGGCGACGAGCTCCTCCCGCCAGCCGCGGAGCCGCAGGTGCGCGGGCTGCCGCTCACGGTCGGTACGGGAGCCGAGGAACGCGATGCGGCGGCGGCCCAGTCCCACGAGGTGACGCACCGCCTCGCGCGCCGCCGCCACGTTGTCGATGGCGATCTGGTCGTACGGCGCCTCGTACTCGCGCTCGCCGAGCAGCACCAGCGGCGAGGTCTCCTGCCGGGCGACCAGATCGGCCGTCTCCAGATGGATCGGGCTCAGGATCAGCCCGTCGATGACATGGGAGCGGAACTCCTGGCAGACCAGCAGCTCCCGCTCGCGCAGTCCCGCGGTGTGGTCGACGAGGACGGTGTAGTCGTGCTGGGCGGCGGCGTCGATGATGGCACCGGCCAGCTCCGCGAAGTACGGGTTGCCCAGCTCGGGTACGGCGAAGGCGATGATGCCGGTGCGTCCCTTGCGCAGATGCCGTGCGGTGAGGTTCGGCCGGTACCCGAGCTCGTCGATGGCCCGCTGCACCTTGGCGCGCATCTGCGGTGTGACGTGGGGGTAGTTGTTCACGACGTTGGACACGGTCTTGATCGACACGCCTGCCCGCTGCGCGACGTCCTTGAGGCTGACGCCCACGGCACTCCTCTGATTCGGCTCTGGGTCGGTTCTGGACCGGCTCTGGATGGACTCTGCTCGGACGGGCCGGGCATGATCCGTCCCTCGTCAGACGGTACTTCGGCTCCGCGACAGGTAGCGCTGCGCGACCACGACGAGGATGAGGAATCCGCCGCTGACCACCGACTGGTACGAGGAGTTCAGCGTGCCGATCTGGTTGATGAGGTTCTGGATGACGGCGAGCAGCAGGACCCCCCAGAGGGTGCCGCTCACCGAACCCGCGCCGCCGACCAGCAGGGTTCCGCCGATGACGACGGCGGCGATCGCGTCGAGCTCCATGCCGGCGCCGATGATCGTGACACCGGAGGAGAGACGGGCCGCATTGACGGCTCCCGCGAGTCCCGCGAGGACTCCGCTCAGCAGGTACACCGTCACCTTGGCGCGGGCCACGGGCAGGCCCATCAGCGTGGCGGCGTCGCCGCTGCCGCCGACGGCGAACAGCGTCTGGCCGAACGACGTGCGCTGCAGGACCAGCCCGCCGATGCCGAAGAGCGCGAGCGCGAGGAGGATCGGGTAGCCGAAGCCCCCGATGCTGCCCTGGCCGAGCTCCGCGAACGCCGAGCCCTTGGGGACGAGATACGTGGTGGCGCCCTCGTCGGTGAGGGCGAGCAGCAGTCCGCGCGCGCCGAGGAGGGAGGCGAGCGTGACGATGAAGGGTGCCATGCCGGCCCGGGCGATCAGGAGACCGTTGATCAGGCCGATCGCCCCGCACGCCAGGAGCGGTACGAGCAGCGCGGGCAGGATGCCCCACTGCGAGGCCCAGGCGGCGAGCACCCCGCCCAGCGCGAAGACCGAGCCGACGGACAGGTCGATGCCTCCGGTGATGATCACCAGGGTCATGCCGAGCGCGACGACGGCGAGGAACGACGCCTGTACCGTCACCCCCCGCGCGTTGTCCAGCGTGGCGAACGTGGGATAGACGAAGGAGGCGATCACGACGACGAGGAGCAGCACGGCGAGGACGCCCTGGCGCTGTACGAGCGCGGCGAGCCGTTCCCGGCCGGAGACGTCGGCCCGCCCGCGGTCTGCGGCGGCGCCGCTGCCGGTGGGCGCGGGGGGCGTGGTGCCTGTCCCCGGTGCGGCGAGCGAGGAGGTGGGGTTCATCGGGATCGGCGCTCCCGTGCGACGTAGACGGCGGCGATGATGATGGCCGCCTGGGCTATCTGGGCGGTGGAGTCGGGCAGGTCGTGCTTGACGAGCGTGGCGCGCAGCAGCTGCATCAGCAGCGCGCCCGCGACGGTGCCCAGCACCCGGATGGAGCCGCCGCTGAGCGGAGTTCCGCCGACGACCACCGCGGTGATCGCGGACAGCTCCATGAGGGTGCCCAGGGATGACGGGTCGCTCGCGGTGAGCCGAGCGGTGGCCAGGATTCCCGCGAGGGCGGCGAGCACCCCGCACAGGATGTAGACCCCGGTCAGCACCCGCTTGACGGGCAGTCCGGAGAGGGCGGCCGCGGACCGGTTGCCGCCGATCGCGACGACCTGGCGGCCGAAGGTGGTCCGGTGCACGAGGAAGGCCACGGCGAGCGCGAGCACGGCCGCGATCAGGACGACCAGCGGGATGCCCAGGAGGCTTCCGGTGCCGAGGGACAGGAGGTCGGGGTTGACGATCTGCTTGAGCTGACCGTCCGCCATCACGAGCGCGATGCCGCGTCCGCCGACGAACAGGGCGAGGGTGGCGACGATGGGCTGCAGTCCGACGACGGACACGAGGGCGCCGTTCACCGCCCCGACGACGGCGCCGGCGAGCAGCGCGATCAGCAGGGCGGGCACGAGGCCGTAGCCCAGGTAGAGCGGCAGGAGTGCCGCCGCCAGTGCCATGGCCGACCCCACGGAGAGGTCGACCCCTTCGGTCCCGATCACCAGGGCCATGCCGAGCGCCACGATGACGATCGGGGCGACCTGGATCAACTGGGTGCGGAGGTTCTCGACGGTGAGGAAGTGCTCGGTGAAGAGGGCGTTGAACAGCAGGAGCGCGGCCACCGCCGCGTACACGCCGTACTCCTGGAACCAGGCCGGGGCACTCCGTCGTAGGGAGCCGCCGACCGGCGGCGCGGCGGTCACCTGGGTGGTCATCGGGGGTCCTCCTCGGAGGCGGTCTTGGCGAGGGCGGGCTCGTCGGCGGCCGGGGAGTGGTCCGCGAGGACGGCGAGCAGCTCGCTCTCCGACACCTGGTCCCCGGTCAGTTCACCGGACGTGGCCCCGTTCCTCAGGACCACGATCCGGTCGGAGCCCTCGACCAGCTCCTCGATGTCGGACGAGATCAGGAGGACGGCGAGGCCCTCCTGGGCGAGCTCGTCGATGAGGGCCTGCACCTCCGCCTTGGCCCCGACGTCGATCCCCCGGGTGGGCTCGTCGAGCAGCAGCACCTTCGGTTCGAGGCACAGCCACCGGGCCAGGAGCACCTTCTGCTGGTTCCCGCCGGACAGTTCGCCGACCTTCTGCTCGGGGCTGGAGGCCTTGATCCGCAGCCGCTTCACGAAGATGTCGACGACCCGGTCCTGTTGCGCGCGGGAGACGATGCCCGCGCGTGACAGGCGGGGCAGCGCGGCGAGCACGATGTTCTCGCGGACCGAGAGGCCGGGCACGATGCCCTCGGCCTTACGGTCCTCCGGGAGCAGGCTGATCCCGGCTCGGATGGCGCCGGCCGAGGACATCCGGTCGAGCGGCGTGCCGTCGACGGCGATCCGCCCGGTGTCCAGCGGCAGGGCGCCGGCGAGCGCCTTGGCGGTCTCGCTGCGGCCGGAGCCCAGCAGACCGCCGAGGCCCAGCACCTCCCCCGGGTGGAGTTCCAGCGAGATGCCGTCCAGCTGGTGCTTCCTGACCATGCCGGTGGCCGTGAGGACGGGCTTGCGCGCGATGTCGTGCCCCTCGCCCGCGAAGCTCGTCGTTCCGTGCCGACGGACCTCGGACAGTTCCCGGCCCAGCATCATGGAGACCAGCT
This sequence is a window from Streptomyces sp. NBC_00691. Protein-coding genes within it:
- a CDS encoding ABC transporter permease, encoding MTTQVTAAPPVGGSLRRSAPAWFQEYGVYAAVAALLLFNALFTEHFLTVENLRTQLIQVAPIVIVALGMALVIGTEGVDLSVGSAMALAAALLPLYLGYGLVPALLIALLAGAVVGAVNGALVSVVGLQPIVATLALFVGGRGIALVMADGQLKQIVNPDLLSLGTGSLLGIPLVVLIAAVLALAVAFLVHRTTFGRQVVAIGGNRSAAALSGLPVKRVLTGVYILCGVLAALAGILATARLTASDPSSLGTLMELSAITAVVVGGTPLSGGSIRVLGTVAGALLMQLLRATLVKHDLPDSTAQIAQAAIIIAAVYVARERRSR
- a CDS encoding aldose epimerase family protein yields the protein MLRPTVRHRPFGTAPSGEEVGLWRLESPSGVYAEILTYGGVLHSLGVPDTEGGTDNVVLSLTSVDQYAEKGPYLGALIGRYANRIAHGRFTLDGTTHHVPRNDRGHALHGGPAGFDSRVWDAHPLTDGDTAALRLSLRSPDGEMGFPGALDVTVTYSLDAAGTLSVDCRAATDRPTVVSLTNHAYFNLAGAGDVLGHTLEVDSAAYLPVDDDGIPLGPLRDVTGTPFDLRTPRLLGECVRSADEQVRGAGGYDHCWVLPGREPGPLRYAARLTAPSETRVMEVWTTAPGVQVYTANHLDGSLTDGTGRAHERHGAVCLETQHYPDAPNRPEYPSPVLRPGTTAHRRTEFRFPHLDGGAELPPGPPREAV
- a CDS encoding LacI family DNA-binding transcriptional regulator, with the translated sequence MGVSLKDVAQRAGVSIKTVSNVVNNYPHVTPQMRAKVQRAIDELGYRPNLTARHLRKGRTGIIAFAVPELGNPYFAELAGAIIDAAAQHDYTVLVDHTAGLRERELLVCQEFRSHVIDGLILSPIHLETADLVARQETSPLVLLGEREYEAPYDQIAIDNVAAAREAVRHLVGLGRRRIAFLGSRTDRERQPAHLRLRGWREELVASGLEPAESLVVATDGYGRSDGAAAMSALLDRGERPDAVFAYNDLIALGAMRTLTERGLRVPDDIAVVGFDDIEEGRFGAISLTTVAPDKHAIARLAVDRLVERLSGGPDSEPRRISPGHELVVRESTGGGRTGALPGGDTPPAPAR
- a CDS encoding sugar ABC transporter ATP-binding protein yields the protein MAPPEAALSATDGTGPSLAPTVLEARGVGKRFPGVVALDDVSFTLRAGETHALVGENGAGKSTLIKVLTGVHRPDSGELLLSDRPVHFSRPFEAQQAGISTIYQEVNLVPLMSVARNIFLGREPRTRLRLIDFSRMHAEAAALLDGFGVRVDPRRPLHTLGIGAQQMVALARAVSVRAHVVVMDEPTSSLEPREVETLFRVIGDLRRQNIAVVYVSHRMDELYRICDRVTVLRDGRHIHTGDLAALDRMQLVSMMLGRELSEVRRHGTTSFAGEGHDIARKPVLTATGMVRKHQLDGISLELHPGEVLGLGGLLGSGRSETAKALAGALPLDTGRIAVDGTPLDRMSSAGAIRAGISLLPEDRKAEGIVPGLSVRENIVLAALPRLSRAGIVSRAQQDRVVDIFVKRLRIKASSPEQKVGELSGGNQQKVLLARWLCLEPKVLLLDEPTRGIDVGAKAEVQALIDELAQEGLAVLLISSDIEELVEGSDRIVVLRNGATSGELTGDQVSESELLAVLADHSPAADEPALAKTASEEDPR
- a CDS encoding ABC transporter permease, with protein sequence MNPTSSLAAPGTGTTPPAPTGSGAAADRGRADVSGRERLAALVQRQGVLAVLLLVVVIASFVYPTFATLDNARGVTVQASFLAVVALGMTLVIITGGIDLSVGSVFALGGVLAAWASQWGILPALLVPLLACGAIGLINGLLIARAGMAPFIVTLASLLGARGLLLALTDEGATTYLVPKGSAFAELGQGSIGGFGYPILLALALFGIGGLVLQRTSFGQTLFAVGGSGDAATLMGLPVARAKVTVYLLSGVLAGLAGAVNAARLSSGVTIIGAGMELDAIAAVVIGGTLLVGGAGSVSGTLWGVLLLAVIQNLINQIGTLNSSYQSVVSGGFLILVVVAQRYLSRSRSTV